Genomic DNA from Mesorhizobium sp. 131-2-1:
GAAAACGAAGTCGGGGGCGCGCCCGCCGCCGACGGTGCCGCGGCGCCCAAGCCGGATGATCGCGCCGCGCTGATCGGCGCGCAGCCAACCTATTCCGTCGCCAGCTTGGGCGCCGGCGACACGAGACCATTCTCGCTGTGGTCGACGCGCTCCGATCCGCTGCCCAGCGATTCGGCCGCCGATCGTGCCGACAGGCTGTTCGTGTCGATCAATCAGTCGCTCAAGGCCATCGAGAGCGAGCAGCTCAGCCGGGTCACCACGCTTGCCGACAACGCCTACAAGAATGCCGACGCCATTACCCAGGCGCTGGCTGCGGCGGGCCTGTCGGTCGACGGCGATTTCGGCAAGGATAGCGATGTCGGCGGTCCGCTGATCCCGCTCAACGGGTCGACGATCTTCGACAGCAAGGTCAAGGAACTCGACGAGGCGCTGGATGCGCTCGACCATTTGAAGAAGGAAGCGCGGCGGCTGCCGCTTGCAAACCCCGCCCCCGGTCACTCCGTCACCAGCCCGTTCGGCGTGCGCACCGATCCGATCCTCGGCACTGCGGCGCTGCATTCGGGCATGGATTTCAGGGCGCCGATGGGCATGCCCGCCAAGGTCACGGCGCCCGGCGTGGTCACCAAGGCCGGCTGGAACGGCGGTTATGGCCGCATGGTCGAGGTCGACCATGGCAACGGCTTCGCCACGCGCTACGGGCATCTCAGCGAAATCGACGTGACGGTCGGCCAGAAGCTCGCGGCTGGCGATGCTATCGGCAAGACCGGCAGTAGCGGCCGCTCGACCGGCCCGCATCTCCACTACGAAGTGCGCCACAATGGCGAAGCGGTCGACCCGCTGCGCTTCCTGACCGTCGGCAAGAAGGTCGCGCAGTACCTTTAGTCGCTCGCCGATCCTCGTTGCGTCGACAGAAACATCGTTGCCGCTGAAACCAGTGTGAGCGCGCCGATCTTGAGGGCAGCCTCGTCGACGCGAAACCTTGAATGGTGGAGCGGAAATACCGATCCGACGTCCACGTTGCGGATGCCGAGCCGGAAATATACCGAGGGGCGTTTCTCGCTGTAGTAGCCAAAGTCGTCGGCAACGGTCCATCCGGGCGCATCGAGGACATTTTCGGCCCCGATACAGGCCTTGGCGGCAGCGGCAATCAGCCCAGTCATCTCGACATCGTTGACGACGCCGGGCTCACCCTTGTGGATGTCGACTTCCACGCTTGCGCCGTGGCTTGCCGCTATTCCCTCCAGTATCGCGCGAACCCGACGCCAGGCTCGCTCGCGGGTGGCGTCGCTGCCGCTGCGGATGGTGCCTTTCATCGTCACCTTGCCGGCAATCACATTGTAGGCGCTGCCGCCGTTGATGGTGGTTACGGATATGACCAGGGGGTCGTAAGGGTCGATCTCGCGCGACACGATCTTCTGCAGTTCCGAGACCATCGAGCACGCCACGGCAATCGCATCGACACCCTCATAGGGCTTTGCCGCATGCGCGGTGGAGCCGGTGACGCGGACATCGAACGTATCGCAGGCTAGGGTGTAAGGACCGGCGTTGACGGCGACCTTGCCGGATTGTGTGTACGGATCGACGTGAACGCAGACCGCGGCGTCGATATCGTCGAGAAGCCCCTCTTCCACCACCCGTCTTCCGCCTGACGGTTCGTCTTCCTCGGCCGGCTGGAAGATAAGGCGGACGGTTCCACCAAAACTGTCCCGCGTGCGATGAAGGTGCGCGGCGACGGCAAAGCCCATCGCAGCATGGGCATCGTGGCCACAGGCATGCATGACGCCTGGATTTGCCGACGCATAGTCGACACCGGACTCCTCCTCGATCGGCAAGGCATCGATGTCGGCGCGGATGGCCAGCTTGCGATTTGAAGGCATGCCGGTGCCGACGATATCGACGGCCAGACCGAAGCCCGCGACGTCTCGGATATCCTCGATCCCCTGAGCAGCCAGCATTTGACGCAAATATCGCTGCGTGTTCGCCTCGCGGTTCGAAAGCTCCGGATTGCGATGCAGATGGCGACGGACCTCGATCATCCGGTCGAGAATTTTGGCGTCGATGCCGGCTGCTGCGGGAACCGCGGTATCCTCAGAGTTTGACATGGATGTCTCGCGGGAACTTGGTCAGGGTCTCATTACCGGTGTCGGTTATCAGGATCGTCTCGCTGATCTCGATGCCCCAACCGTCCATCCACATGCCAAGAATGGAATGAACGACGTTGCCGGGTGCAAGCACCGTCTTGTCGCCGGGCCTCAGGCTGATCGTGTGCTCACCCCAATCCGGCGGATAGGCGACACCGATGGAATAGCCGATGCGCGATTCCTTCTTCAGCCCGTAGCGGTGAATGACCTTGCGCCAGGCGGCTTCGACCGCTTCGGCGGTCGTTCCCGGCCTGGCCG
This window encodes:
- a CDS encoding M20 metallopeptidase family protein — its product is MSNSEDTAVPAAAGIDAKILDRMIEVRRHLHRNPELSNREANTQRYLRQMLAAQGIEDIRDVAGFGLAVDIVGTGMPSNRKLAIRADIDALPIEEESGVDYASANPGVMHACGHDAHAAMGFAVAAHLHRTRDSFGGTVRLIFQPAEEDEPSGGRRVVEEGLLDDIDAAVCVHVDPYTQSGKVAVNAGPYTLACDTFDVRVTGSTAHAAKPYEGVDAIAVACSMVSELQKIVSREIDPYDPLVISVTTINGGSAYNVIAGKVTMKGTIRSGSDATRERAWRRVRAILEGIAASHGASVEVDIHKGEPGVVNDVEMTGLIAAAAKACIGAENVLDAPGWTVADDFGYYSEKRPSVYFRLGIRNVDVGSVFPLHHSRFRVDEAALKIGALTLVSAATMFLSTQRGSASD
- a CDS encoding M23 family metallopeptidase, with the translated sequence MNPTGQSAVFGKRKEPHTVIIARGNEIRHFTIRPWLAAFLGSALAAIVIGYLLATSYLVLRDDLIGATTARQARMQQAYEDRISALRAQVDRITSRQLLDQQLMETKVSELLERQTQLSQRHGRLGPILERAENEVGGAPAADGAAAPKPDDRAALIGAQPTYSVASLGAGDTRPFSLWSTRSDPLPSDSAADRADRLFVSINQSLKAIESEQLSRVTTLADNAYKNADAITQALAAAGLSVDGDFGKDSDVGGPLIPLNGSTIFDSKVKELDEALDALDHLKKEARRLPLANPAPGHSVTSPFGVRTDPILGTAALHSGMDFRAPMGMPAKVTAPGVVTKAGWNGGYGRMVEVDHGNGFATRYGHLSEIDVTVGQKLAAGDAIGKTGSSGRSTGPHLHYEVRHNGEAVDPLRFLTVGKKVAQYL